A single region of the Variovorax paradoxus genome encodes:
- a CDS encoding ABC transporter ATP-binding protein, whose translation MVRLRDLSVTFSGGRKPVHAVSGVSLEVQRGEVVALIGESGSGKSVTMRTLLRLHPERRTRMGGHVQVAGRDVLAMPARALDDFRGKVASMIFQEPLLALDPVYSVGAQIVESIRRHEKKVTAAEAHQRALALFERVRVPSPERRLAAYPHEMSGGMRQRAMIALALACKPQLLLADEPTTALDATVQIQILLLLRELQRDLGLSVIFVTHDIGAAVEVADRIAVMYAGRIVEEGTARELIRSPRHPYTIALLKSRAHGALARGARLETIGGAPPDLSALPPGCAFAERCALATDACRAAQPPVVELAPNHRARCIHTDAAAAIAPTLVA comes from the coding sequence ATGGTCCGCCTGCGCGACCTCAGCGTCACCTTCAGCGGCGGCCGCAAGCCCGTGCATGCGGTGAGCGGCGTGAGCCTGGAAGTGCAGCGCGGCGAAGTGGTCGCGCTCATCGGCGAATCGGGCTCCGGCAAGAGCGTGACCATGCGCACGCTGCTGCGCCTGCACCCCGAGCGCCGCACGCGCATGGGCGGGCACGTGCAGGTGGCCGGGCGTGACGTGCTTGCGATGCCGGCGCGCGCGCTCGACGATTTCCGCGGCAAGGTCGCCTCGATGATCTTCCAGGAGCCGCTGCTCGCGCTCGACCCGGTGTATTCGGTCGGCGCGCAAATCGTCGAATCGATCCGCCGGCACGAGAAGAAAGTGACGGCGGCCGAGGCGCACCAGCGTGCGCTCGCGCTGTTCGAGCGCGTGCGCGTTCCCAGCCCCGAGCGGCGCCTGGCCGCGTATCCGCACGAGATGTCCGGCGGCATGCGCCAGCGCGCCATGATCGCGCTGGCACTGGCCTGCAAGCCCCAGCTGCTGCTGGCCGACGAGCCGACCACCGCGCTCGACGCGACGGTGCAGATCCAAATCCTGCTGCTGCTGCGCGAACTGCAGCGCGACCTGGGCCTGTCGGTGATCTTCGTCACGCACGACATCGGCGCCGCGGTGGAGGTGGCCGACCGCATTGCGGTGATGTATGCGGGCCGCATCGTCGAGGAAGGCACGGCGCGCGAGCTGATCCGCTCGCCGCGCCACCCCTACACCATCGCGCTGCTCAAGAGCCGCGCGCATGGGGCGCTGGCGCGCGGTGCGCGGCTGGAGACCATTGGCGGCGCGCCGCCCGATCTATCCGCGCTGCCGCCGGGCTGCGCCTTTGCCGAACGCTGCGCGCTTGCCACCGATGCCTGCCGCGCCGCGCAGCCGCCGGTGGTCGAACTCGCGCCGAACCACCGCGCGCGCTGCATCCACACCGACGCCGCAGCAGCCATTGCGCCCACGCTGGTCGCCTGA
- a CDS encoding amidase, which translates to MPLNDPAHAFVPYPDVPVPHAPTGPLADLSFAAKDLFDVAGYPTGGGNPIVLAMSGIKTRTAPTVQKLLDAGARFAGKTVTDELAFSMNGNNAHFGAPINGAAKDRITGGSSSGSASAVSSSLCDFALGTDTGGSVRAPANHCGLYGLRPTHGRVSLEGALDLAPSFDTCGWFARDIGTFARVADVLLGADTPALPERVRLLGPDDVWGLAAPAATKALQGVIDRVQGLLGPAQSTTVAMESFDAMYWNFRYLQSREAWLTDGPLIERYAPPLGPGVAERFAWSRDVTDAQVVAARVFRAAFRAHLAALLGTDGVLLMPTMPDIAPLRSESEAGLEDYRNRAIRMLCIAGLSGFPQLSMPLASRDGAPLGISLLGPAGSDRSLIRMAERIAAS; encoded by the coding sequence ATGCCCTTGAACGACCCCGCCCACGCCTTCGTTCCGTATCCCGACGTGCCTGTGCCGCATGCGCCCACCGGTCCGCTGGCCGACCTGAGCTTTGCCGCCAAGGACCTGTTCGACGTGGCCGGCTACCCCACCGGCGGCGGCAACCCCATCGTGCTGGCGATGTCGGGCATCAAGACCCGTACCGCGCCTACCGTGCAAAAGCTGCTCGATGCGGGCGCGCGCTTCGCCGGCAAGACAGTGACCGACGAACTCGCGTTCTCGATGAACGGCAACAACGCGCATTTCGGCGCCCCCATCAACGGGGCCGCGAAGGACCGCATCACGGGCGGCTCGTCGTCGGGCTCGGCCTCGGCGGTGTCGTCCAGCCTTTGCGACTTTGCGCTCGGCACCGACACCGGTGGCTCGGTGCGTGCGCCGGCCAACCATTGCGGCCTGTACGGCCTGCGCCCGACGCACGGCCGCGTGAGCCTGGAAGGCGCGCTCGACCTTGCGCCGAGCTTCGACACCTGCGGCTGGTTCGCGCGCGACATCGGCACCTTCGCGCGCGTGGCCGACGTGCTGCTGGGCGCCGACACCCCGGCGCTGCCCGAACGCGTGCGCCTGCTGGGCCCCGACGACGTGTGGGGCCTGGCGGCGCCCGCCGCCACGAAGGCGCTGCAAGGCGTGATCGACCGTGTACAAGGCCTGCTCGGGCCCGCGCAGAGCACGACTGTGGCGATGGAATCGTTCGATGCGATGTACTGGAACTTTCGCTACCTGCAGTCGCGCGAGGCCTGGCTCACCGACGGCCCGCTGATCGAGCGCTATGCGCCGCCGCTGGGCCCGGGCGTGGCCGAGCGCTTTGCGTGGTCGCGCGACGTGACCGATGCGCAGGTGGTGGCCGCGCGCGTCTTTCGCGCCGCGTTTCGCGCGCACCTGGCCGCCTTGCTGGGCACCGACGGCGTGCTGCTGATGCCGACCATGCCCGACATTGCGCCGCTGCGCAGCGAAAGCGAGGCCGGGCTGGAGGACTACCGCAACCGCGCGATCCGGATGCTGTGCATTGCAGGCCTCAGCGGCTTTCCGCAGCTGTCGATGCCGCTGGCTTCGCGCGACGGCGCGCCGCTGGGCATTTCGCTGCTCGGGCCGGCAGGCTCTGACCGCTCATTGATCCGGATGGCCGAGCGCATCGCCGCCAGCTGA
- a CDS encoding ureidoglycolate lyase, translated as MNEQASCATALRVAPLTPQAFAPFGTVIEAPAAGGRNINGGNARRFDLLDNLQLDAAGGRPMLALFRAAARSFPHAVAEMERHALGSQTFVPLGERRFVIVVARAGEAPASAGELAAFVTNGKQGVVLAPGTWHHALLAVDAGDFVVIERAAGTVDCDLCALPAPAAIDWKD; from the coding sequence ATGAACGAACAAGCTTCCTGCGCAACCGCCTTGCGGGTCGCGCCGCTGACACCGCAGGCCTTTGCGCCCTTCGGTACCGTGATCGAGGCGCCCGCCGCCGGTGGCCGCAACATCAACGGCGGCAACGCAAGGCGCTTCGACCTGCTCGACAACCTGCAGCTCGATGCCGCCGGCGGCCGCCCGATGCTCGCGCTGTTCCGTGCCGCGGCGCGCAGCTTTCCGCACGCAGTGGCCGAGATGGAGCGCCATGCGCTCGGCAGCCAGACCTTCGTGCCCCTGGGCGAGCGGCGCTTCGTGATCGTGGTCGCGCGTGCAGGCGAAGCGCCTGCCTCGGCCGGCGAGCTGGCCGCCTTCGTTACCAACGGAAAGCAGGGGGTGGTGCTTGCGCCCGGCACCTGGCACCACGCGCTGCTGGCGGTGGACGCGGGCGACTTCGTGGTGATAGAGCGCGCCGCTGGGACTGTCGATTGCGACCTCTGCGCGCTCCCGGCGCCGGCGGCCATCGACTGGAAAGACTAG
- a CDS encoding ABC transporter ATP-binding protein, producing the protein MDTMKDIGGPAQPLLTITGLVKHFPLKKDPLGRGGGVVRAVDGVDFEVLKGETLGVVGESGCGKSTTARLLMQLIAPTRGEVIFDGREVGGRELPLKEFRRQVQMVFQDSYASLNPRLTIEDSVAFGPQVHGVSRRESVARARDLLARVGLEPQRFAERYPHELSGGQRQRVNIARALALQPRMVILDEAVSALDKSVEAQVINLLLDLKAEFGLTYLFISHDLNVVRYVSDRVMVMYLGQVAEIGPADALYDAPAHPYTRALLSSMPSMDPDNRTMEAALAGDPPNPINPPSGCRFHPRCALAAPVCSQVVPEPVATGSLHAASCLVLEPGSGHPMAQTPMRQAA; encoded by the coding sequence ATGGACACCATGAAAGACATAGGCGGCCCCGCACAGCCGCTGCTCACCATAACCGGCCTCGTCAAGCACTTCCCGCTCAAGAAAGACCCCCTGGGCCGCGGCGGCGGCGTGGTCCGCGCCGTGGACGGTGTCGATTTCGAAGTGCTCAAAGGTGAAACGCTGGGTGTGGTCGGCGAATCGGGCTGCGGCAAGTCGACCACTGCGCGGCTGCTGATGCAGTTGATTGCACCGACCCGGGGCGAGGTGATTTTTGACGGCCGCGAAGTCGGCGGCCGGGAACTTCCGCTCAAGGAGTTTCGGCGCCAGGTGCAGATGGTGTTCCAGGACAGCTATGCCTCGCTCAACCCGCGCCTCACCATCGAAGACTCGGTTGCCTTCGGTCCGCAGGTGCATGGCGTGAGCCGGCGCGAATCTGTGGCGCGTGCGCGCGACCTGCTCGCGCGCGTGGGCCTGGAGCCGCAGCGCTTCGCCGAACGGTATCCGCATGAGCTCTCGGGCGGGCAGCGCCAGCGCGTCAACATTGCGCGCGCGCTTGCGCTGCAGCCGCGCATGGTGATTCTGGACGAGGCCGTGTCGGCGCTCGACAAATCGGTCGAAGCGCAAGTCATCAACTTGCTGCTCGACCTGAAGGCCGAGTTTGGCCTCACCTATCTTTTCATCAGCCATGACCTCAACGTGGTGCGCTACGTGAGCGACCGCGTCATGGTCATGTACCTCGGCCAGGTGGCCGAGATCGGGCCGGCCGACGCGCTCTACGATGCGCCAGCGCATCCCTACACCCGCGCCCTGCTCTCTTCGATGCCCTCCATGGACCCCGACAACCGCACCATGGAAGCGGCGCTGGCCGGTGACCCGCCGAATCCGATCAACCCGCCCTCCGGCTGCCGCTTTCATCCACGCTGCGCGCTGGCCGCGCCGGTGTGCAGCCAGGTGGTGCCCGAGCCCGTCGCCACGGGTTCGTTGCACGCGGCGAGCTGCCTTGTTCTCGAGCCCGGGAGCGGGCACCCGATGGCGCAAACGCCGATGAGGCAGGCAGCATGA